From the Pseudomonas sp. SORT22 genome, one window contains:
- a CDS encoding methionine--tRNA ligase: MSEVTAKQYLLVPAMPAPNGRLHLGHIAGPYLNLDILARHLRREGHRASIVCASDPFDSYIPLRAQQADVDPASLAQESCAGIINDLAYMNIQVDLFVDPLDPEHREQYLAAHVDLVDRLSAQGQVSCVEEQMPWSTARQTFVSGSFLTGHCPQCDQAISGFFCEDCGAHFEPDQVRAPRARWGEEVPARALDNLFFQIREPQALLAQLQATQTPDPFIDIARRHLSRLPARVRVTNHAGWGLPYQLDGQARTLFGHGLLFGAVRFVGDCFARATGLAQNPFDRDSPVITVNGFGIDNSVSHLVSIQAMAMADGLSKPFEHFLINHFYTLEGRKFSTSLGWAVWVEDMAREGRVPCDALRYFLASTSPIHQRTDFTRQDFEQFLNGRYAGLIEQVNTALGGAAKAAAVDAPVMAAFDAAYAEQAQALTFASFDPQAVSRSIAGWEALFASLADDNSRYWWLKGLAVLACPLLPTLAQSIWHRLGQPGEVSVQAFKQQRRAATRAVANGQLEASS, encoded by the coding sequence TACCTGCTGGTACCGGCGATGCCGGCGCCGAACGGCCGGCTGCACCTTGGCCACATCGCCGGCCCGTACCTGAACCTGGACATATTGGCGCGCCACCTGCGCCGCGAAGGCCACCGGGCCAGCATCGTCTGCGCCAGCGACCCCTTCGACTCCTACATTCCGCTGCGCGCCCAGCAGGCGGACGTCGATCCCGCGTCGCTGGCCCAGGAAAGCTGCGCAGGGATCATCAACGACCTGGCCTACATGAACATCCAGGTCGATCTGTTCGTCGATCCGCTCGACCCCGAGCACCGCGAGCAATACCTGGCCGCGCATGTCGACCTGGTCGATCGCTTGAGCGCCCAGGGCCAGGTGAGCTGCGTCGAAGAACAAATGCCGTGGTCCACCGCCAGGCAGACGTTTGTCAGTGGCAGCTTTCTGACCGGGCACTGCCCGCAGTGCGATCAGGCCATTTCCGGGTTCTTCTGTGAAGACTGCGGCGCACATTTCGAGCCGGACCAGGTGCGCGCGCCACGTGCACGCTGGGGCGAAGAGGTGCCCGCGCGGGCACTGGACAACCTGTTCTTCCAGATCCGCGAGCCGCAGGCGCTGCTCGCGCAGTTGCAGGCCACCCAGACCCCAGACCCATTCATCGACATCGCCCGGCGCCATCTAAGCCGGCTGCCAGCCCGGGTACGGGTCACCAACCATGCCGGATGGGGCTTGCCCTATCAGCTGGACGGCCAGGCGCGGACGCTGTTTGGCCATGGCCTGCTGTTTGGCGCGGTGCGTTTTGTCGGCGACTGCTTTGCCCGGGCGACGGGCCTGGCGCAAAACCCGTTCGATCGCGACTCGCCGGTCATCACGGTCAATGGTTTTGGCATCGACAACAGTGTTTCGCACCTGGTCAGCATCCAGGCGATGGCCATGGCTGACGGCCTTTCCAAGCCGTTCGAGCACTTTCTCATCAACCACTTCTACACGCTGGAGGGGCGCAAGTTTTCCACCAGCCTCGGCTGGGCGGTGTGGGTCGAGGACATGGCCCGCGAAGGGCGGGTACCTTGCGATGCCCTAAGGTACTTCCTGGCTAGCACCAGCCCGATTCACCAGCGCACGGATTTCACCCGGCAAGACTTCGAGCAGTTCCTCAATGGCCGCTACGCGGGCCTGATCGAGCAGGTGAACACGGCACTCGGCGGTGCCGCCAAGGCTGCGGCGGTCGATGCGCCGGTGATGGCTGCATTCGATGCAGCCTACGCCGAGCAGGCCCAGGCCCTGACTTTCGCCAGCTTCGATCCGCAGGCGGTGAGCCGCAGCATCGCCGGCTGGGAGGCGCTGTTCGCCAGCCTGGCTGACGACAACAGTCGGTACTGGTGGCTCAAGGGCCTGGCGGTGCTGGCCTGTCCGTTGCTGCCGACGCTGGCGCAGTCGATCTGGCACAGGCTAGGGCAGCCGGGTGAGGTCAGCGTGCAGGCGTTCAAGCAGCAACGCCGCGCTGCAACCCGAGCCGTCGCCAACGGCCAACTGGAGGCCAGCTCA